Proteins encoded within one genomic window of Microcebus murinus isolate Inina chromosome 8, M.murinus_Inina_mat1.0, whole genome shotgun sequence:
- the EN1 gene encoding homeobox protein engrailed-1 gives MEEQQPEPKSQRDSGLGAAAAAAATPGGLSLSLSPGASGSSGSDGDSVPVSPQPAPPSPPAAPCLPPLAHHPHLPPHPPPPPPPQHLAAPAHQPQPAAQLHRTTNFFIDNILRPDFGCKKEQPPPQLLVAAAARGGAGGGGRVERERGQTGAGRDPVHPLGTRAPGAASLLCAPDANCGPPDGSQPAAAAGAGASKAGNPAAAAAAAAAAAAVAAAAAAAAAAAKPSDSGGGSGGGAGSPGAQGAKYPEHGNPAILLMGSANGGPVVKTDSQQPLVWPAWVYCTRYSDRPSSGPRTRKLKKKKNEKEDKRPRTAFTAEQLQRLKAEFQANRYITEQRRQTLAQELSLNESQIKIWFQNKRAKIKKATGIKNGLALHLMAQGLYNHSTTTVQDKDESE, from the exons ATGGAAGAACAGCAGCCGGAACCTAAAAGTCAGCGCGACTCGGGCctcggcgcggcggcggcggcggcggcgacccCGGGCGGCCTCAGCCTGAGCCTGAGTCCGGGCGCCAGCGGCAGCAGCGGCAGCGATGGAGACAGCGTGCCGGTGTCCCCGCAGCCCGCGCCCCCCTCGCCGCCcgcggcgccctgcctgccgcccCTGGCCCACCATCCGCACCTCCCCCCGcatcccccgcccccgccgccgccgcagcaTCTCGCGGCGCCTGCTCACCAGCCGCAGCCGGCGGCCCAGCTGCACCGCACCACCAACTTTTTCATCGACAACATCCTGAGGCCGGACTTCGGCTGTAAAAAGGAGCAGCCGCCACcgcagcttctggtggctgcggCGGCCAGAGGAGGcgcaggaggaggaggccgggTCGAGCGTGAAAGAGGCCAGACTGGCGCAGGTAGAGACCCTGTCCACCCGTTGGGTACGCGGGCGCCGGGCGCCGCCTCGCTCCTATGCGCCCCGGACGCGAACTGTGGCCCGCCCGACGGCTCCCAgccagccgccgccgccggcgcGGGTGCGTCCAAAGCCGGGAACCCAGctgcggcagcggcggcggcggcggctgcagcggccgtggcggcggcggcggcggcggcagccgcGGCGGCCAAGCCCTCGGACAGCGGTGGCGGCAGTGGAGGCGGCGCGGGGAGCCCCGGCGCGCAGGGCGCCAAGTACCCGGAGCACGGCAATCCCGCCATTCTACTTATGGGCTCAGCCAACGGCGGGCCCGTGGTCAAAACTGACTCGCAGCAGCCTCTCGTATGGCCAGCCTGGGTTTACTGCACACGCTACTCGGATCGTCCGTCCTCCG GTCCGCGCACCAGGAagctgaagaagaagaagaacgaGAAGGAGGACAAGCGGCCGCGTACGGCGTTCACGGCCGAGCAGCTGCAGAGACTCAAGGCGGAGTTCCAGGCAAACCGCTACATCACGGAACAGCGGCGGCAGACCCTGGCCCAGGAGCTCAGCCTCAACGAGTCCCAGATCAAGATCTGGTTCCAGAACAAGCGCGCCAAGATCAAGAAAGCCACAGGCATTAAAAACGGCTTGGCGCTGCATCTCATGGCCCAGGGACTGTACAACCACTCTACCACCACGGTCCAGGACAAAGACGAGAGCGAGTAG